A DNA window from Rhizobium jaguaris contains the following coding sequences:
- a CDS encoding xanthine dehydrogenase family protein molybdopterin-binding subunit: protein MTDFVQTRRAFLKASVAVSGGLVLATQMGRSGAQAADADAFVPNAFIRIEKSGPVVLVIPHTEVGQGIYTSSAMLVCEELELRLDQIAVEPAPPDIKKYIDPFLGDQATGGSLSTRADWKRLREAGAAARIMLVGAAAARWGVSPAACRAELGVVHHEASGRSYSYGDLAADAAGQPVPTTIPLKDPKDFRLVGKTQKRLDTPAKVNGGAQFGIDAKIPGMKIGTLAISPVKGGRLASSDVAAARAVPGVRDVVSAGDDLVAVIGDHMWAALQGLEALNPQWRAGENAEISSASHVAALDAASRNAGVVARREGDADKAIQDAAVKVTQVYQSPFMSHSPLEPLNCTLHVRPDGADLWMGTQVPVRAQIAVANATGLPQEKVVVHNMLMGGAFGRKLDIDMVEVAAKLAKNVSYPVKFVWSREQDMTHDYYRPFYYDRVSAGLDNDGRLVGRTHRVAGPSILARWAPPAFKDGLDSDAVEAAAETPYEDGAVLVDYVRYEQEGINTGFWRGVGPTHNSFVVESLIDELAHAAKKDPLDFRRSMLAKNPRTLAALDKVAQQVEWRRPLPKGQGRGLSVLNAFGSFVALCVEVDVADGWNVIIRKVVAAIDCGMTVNPDTVVAQMQGGIIFGLSAAMFSEITFTDGAVDQNNFDGYRVLRMNEAPVVNVHLISSNENPGGVGEAGTAAAAPALTNAIFAACGKRLRKLPVAASLPTA from the coding sequence ATGACCGATTTCGTTCAGACAAGGCGCGCGTTTCTGAAGGCTTCAGTCGCGGTTAGCGGCGGCCTAGTGCTGGCGACGCAGATGGGCAGGAGCGGGGCGCAGGCAGCCGACGCCGACGCCTTCGTTCCCAACGCGTTCATACGGATCGAGAAGTCCGGCCCTGTCGTGCTCGTCATCCCGCACACGGAAGTCGGGCAGGGCATCTACACCTCAAGCGCGATGCTGGTCTGTGAAGAACTCGAACTTCGCCTCGACCAGATCGCTGTTGAACCTGCCCCGCCTGACATCAAGAAGTACATTGACCCGTTCCTCGGCGACCAGGCCACTGGCGGGTCGCTTTCGACGCGCGCCGACTGGAAACGCCTGAGAGAAGCCGGCGCTGCAGCTCGCATAATGTTGGTGGGCGCTGCGGCCGCACGATGGGGCGTCTCGCCCGCCGCCTGCAGGGCGGAGTTGGGCGTCGTTCATCACGAGGCCAGCGGTCGGTCCTACTCCTACGGCGACCTTGCAGCCGACGCCGCCGGGCAGCCGGTGCCGACTACGATTCCACTCAAAGACCCGAAAGACTTCCGGCTTGTCGGCAAGACGCAAAAGCGCCTCGACACGCCCGCCAAGGTGAATGGAGGCGCGCAGTTCGGCATCGATGCCAAGATACCGGGAATGAAGATCGGAACGCTCGCGATCTCTCCCGTCAAGGGAGGCAGGCTCGCATCCTCCGACGTGGCCGCAGCGCGCGCGGTCCCGGGCGTACGCGACGTCGTTTCGGCAGGTGATGACCTCGTCGCGGTCATCGGGGATCACATGTGGGCTGCCCTCCAAGGACTGGAGGCGCTTAATCCGCAATGGAGGGCAGGCGAGAACGCCGAAATAAGCTCGGCCTCCCATGTAGCGGCTCTCGACGCCGCATCGAGAAACGCGGGCGTCGTCGCCCGAAGGGAAGGCGACGCCGACAAGGCCATTCAGGACGCCGCCGTAAAGGTGACACAGGTCTACCAGTCGCCCTTCATGTCGCATTCTCCGCTCGAGCCGTTGAACTGCACGCTACATGTCCGGCCAGACGGTGCCGACCTTTGGATGGGAACACAGGTTCCGGTAAGGGCGCAGATCGCCGTCGCAAACGCCACCGGCCTCCCTCAAGAAAAGGTCGTCGTCCATAACATGTTGATGGGGGGCGCATTCGGCAGGAAGCTTGACATCGACATGGTGGAGGTAGCGGCCAAACTTGCCAAGAACGTCTCCTACCCGGTGAAGTTCGTCTGGAGCCGCGAGCAGGACATGACGCACGACTACTACCGGCCGTTCTACTACGACCGCGTGTCGGCCGGCCTGGACAATGACGGCAGGCTTGTCGGTAGGACGCACCGCGTGGCGGGGCCGTCGATCCTTGCCAGATGGGCGCCGCCGGCATTCAAGGACGGCCTTGACAGCGACGCCGTCGAGGCTGCGGCAGAAACGCCGTACGAAGACGGAGCGGTGCTCGTCGATTACGTGCGGTACGAACAGGAAGGCATCAACACGGGCTTCTGGCGCGGTGTCGGACCGACACACAATTCATTCGTCGTAGAGAGCCTCATCGACGAGCTTGCGCACGCGGCAAAGAAGGATCCACTCGATTTCCGGAGGTCGATGCTCGCGAAGAACCCGAGAACGCTGGCGGCCCTCGACAAGGTCGCCCAGCAGGTGGAATGGCGGCGTCCACTTCCGAAGGGGCAGGGACGTGGCCTAAGCGTGCTGAACGCCTTCGGCTCGTTCGTCGCCCTCTGCGTCGAGGTCGACGTCGCCGATGGCTGGAATGTGATCATTCGGAAAGTAGTCGCCGCGATCGATTGCGGGATGACCGTTAATCCCGACACGGTCGTAGCGCAGATGCAGGGCGGCATCATCTTTGGCCTCAGCGCAGCCATGTTCAGTGAAATAACCTTCACCGATGGGGCCGTCGACCAGAACAACTTCGACGGCTACCGCGTGCTGCGCATGAACGAGGCACCTGTCGTAAACGTTCATCTGATTTCTAGCAACGAGAATCCAGGCGGCGTCGGCGAGGCGGGGACGGCAGCGGCCGCGCCGGCGCTGACGAACGCCATCTTCGCGGCATGTGGCAAGCGTCTCAGGAAGTTGCCGGTGGCGGCGTCGTTACCGACGGCATGA
- a CDS encoding ABC-three component system middle component 2 has product MSEGQDRPRRRRRERLFNTPIECGFRLLFVLSASRPSSYDVQRLISYDYLLVHSGDAADEHGSLHPAVPNRGNEWVVKRDVVQAGLHLMFARELLEKRLTGQGILFSGTDLTTAFVNLLETPYAEALRERAAWLATTFDPYSDAELQQFMTSRVGVWGAEFETMSAIKDLEL; this is encoded by the coding sequence ATGAGTGAAGGTCAGGATCGTCCTCGCAGGCGTCGTCGCGAGCGCCTGTTCAACACGCCCATCGAGTGCGGGTTCCGCCTGCTTTTCGTTTTGTCGGCAAGCCGGCCTTCCAGTTACGATGTCCAAAGACTGATCAGTTACGACTATCTCCTCGTTCATTCAGGCGACGCCGCCGATGAGCATGGAAGCCTTCACCCGGCTGTACCCAATCGCGGAAACGAGTGGGTCGTGAAGAGAGATGTCGTACAGGCCGGGCTGCATTTGATGTTCGCTCGCGAACTGTTGGAGAAGCGGCTGACAGGTCAGGGCATTCTTTTCTCTGGCACAGATCTGACAACAGCGTTCGTCAACCTTCTTGAGACGCCATATGCGGAAGCGCTTCGCGAACGGGCGGCGTGGCTGGCGACAACCTTCGATCCGTACTCGGACGCCGAACTTCAGCAGTTCATGACCTCCCGCGTCGGCGTATGGGGGGCGGAGTTCGAAACGATGTCAGCAATCAAGGATCTGGAACTTTAA
- a CDS encoding cytochrome c, with protein MKFNALVGAGLFLLSASAALAQQQAHGDPTTGDAPAAIVARGEYLARAGDCISCHTVPGGTPFVGGRAFTLPFGVIYSTNITPDNETGIGAWTDDQFVRAVHEGIGKDGEHLYPAFPYASYTQISREDVLAIKAYLFSMPPVHQPRTANSLSFPFNQRWGMAFWNALNLDAARFKPDPGKSAEWNRGNYLANALGHCGECHTPRNVTFGLQASRMFSGAEIEGWRAYNASADAALGIGDWSMQELEQFLKTGHAENRGSASGPMEEVVRLSLSHLNDQDIHSLAVYLKDTAPVSNERDPRVAAAPSALHDGRYVPGTGDAGLGQKVFAGNCASCHSWNGGGMSTPFAGLRGSKTANDAVGSNIVQVVLSGQKANTSTGVVSMPSFRLSLNNSEIAAVANYIVGRFGDKPGFVTPEQVEKQRVGEQRIDFGPYVRFAVGGLVIIIVTGVLAFLAFRSRRQPRGNMHAH; from the coding sequence ATGAAGTTCAATGCACTCGTCGGCGCGGGGCTCTTTCTCCTGTCCGCATCCGCCGCCCTCGCCCAGCAGCAGGCGCACGGCGATCCGACAACTGGCGACGCCCCTGCGGCCATAGTCGCACGCGGAGAGTATCTGGCACGAGCTGGGGATTGCATCTCGTGCCATACTGTGCCAGGCGGCACGCCGTTCGTTGGCGGCCGCGCCTTCACCCTGCCCTTCGGCGTCATCTACTCGACGAACATCACGCCGGACAACGAGACCGGGATCGGGGCATGGACCGACGACCAGTTCGTACGCGCCGTGCACGAAGGCATCGGCAAGGATGGCGAGCACCTCTATCCCGCCTTCCCCTATGCTTCGTATACCCAGATCTCCCGCGAGGACGTACTCGCGATCAAGGCATACCTGTTCAGCATGCCGCCGGTTCATCAGCCGAGAACCGCCAATAGCCTTTCCTTTCCCTTCAACCAGCGCTGGGGAATGGCCTTCTGGAACGCTCTCAACCTTGACGCCGCGCGGTTCAAGCCCGATCCCGGAAAATCAGCGGAATGGAATCGCGGCAACTACCTTGCGAACGCCCTGGGCCACTGCGGGGAATGTCATACGCCCAGGAATGTCACGTTCGGCCTTCAGGCCAGCCGGATGTTTTCCGGCGCTGAGATCGAGGGATGGCGCGCCTATAACGCATCGGCCGACGCCGCGCTGGGGATCGGCGACTGGTCCATGCAGGAACTCGAGCAGTTTCTGAAGACGGGGCACGCCGAGAATCGTGGTTCGGCATCCGGCCCGATGGAGGAAGTCGTCCGGCTGAGCCTAAGCCATCTCAACGATCAGGACATCCATTCGCTCGCCGTGTACCTGAAAGACACCGCTCCGGTCTCTAACGAGCGCGATCCAAGGGTAGCCGCAGCTCCGTCCGCGTTGCACGATGGCCGCTACGTGCCTGGGACGGGGGATGCCGGGCTTGGACAGAAGGTCTTCGCCGGAAATTGCGCGAGCTGTCATAGCTGGAATGGCGGCGGCATGTCGACGCCGTTCGCCGGTCTAAGGGGGAGTAAGACTGCCAATGACGCAGTCGGCTCGAATATCGTCCAGGTCGTCCTTAGTGGACAGAAGGCAAACACATCGACAGGCGTCGTAAGCATGCCATCCTTCAGGCTGTCGCTCAATAACAGTGAGATCGCGGCGGTTGCAAATTACATTGTTGGACGCTTTGGAGACAAACCGGGCTTCGTAACGCCGGAACAGGTCGAAAAGCAGAGAGTCGGCGAGCAGCGGATCGATTTCGGACCATACGTTAGGTTTGCCGTCGGCGGTCTCGTGATCATCATAGTTACCGGCGTTCTGGCATTTTTGGCGTTCCGTTCACGCAGGCAGCCTCGCGGCAACATGCACGCGCACTGA
- a CDS encoding (2Fe-2S)-binding protein: MKTITVNGRDVQVDVPDDMPLLWVLRDILGMTGTKYGCGIAQCGACTVHVDGDAVRACQTTIGALGNSKVTTIEGVGETPNGKKVQSAWLGKEVVQCGYCQSGQIMSATALLDHIPHPTDADIDDAMSGNLCRCGTYGRIREAIHAAATA; encoded by the coding sequence ATGAAGACAATCACCGTTAACGGCAGAGACGTCCAGGTCGACGTTCCCGACGACATGCCGCTCCTTTGGGTTCTCCGCGATATTTTGGGAATGACCGGTACGAAATATGGATGCGGCATCGCCCAATGCGGCGCGTGCACCGTCCATGTCGACGGTGACGCCGTCCGCGCTTGCCAGACCACGATCGGAGCGCTTGGCAATTCGAAGGTAACGACGATCGAGGGCGTCGGCGAGACGCCGAATGGCAAGAAGGTGCAGAGCGCCTGGCTCGGCAAGGAGGTCGTCCAGTGCGGCTACTGCCAGTCTGGGCAGATCATGTCCGCCACTGCTCTGCTCGACCATATCCCCCATCCCACCGACGCCGACATCGACGACGCCATGTCAGGCAATCTCTGTCGCTGCGGGACGTACGGCCGCATCAGGGAAGCAATCCATGCAGCAGCGACGGCTTGA
- a CDS encoding ABC-three component system protein: MSHELKALDKPTKWPGANARLLGPSHGLPVKPIDRLALFSADEFERFVLEWADDYLAQKLPGVTQVQQRGGSGDKGRDIVVWFGAPGSPDRYWHLYQCKRYSTALGEAKAVAEIGKVLYFAWRGDFSLPKEYWFVTRKGVTNDLQDTVDHNKLGAFLIDNWDEYCAGSIISKTKIPLEGDFLEFVKAIDFSFVRVKQPLEILGEHAQTKYHRFVFGAPLVDRAKPAVPPSLIAEKERGYVRQLYDVIGELTGMYVQTEADFDGHSKSALLFKRSRASFYSAEGLKELSRDQMNDEQFFDDLLERFETGLYYTYSGPAANGYERLAATVKAAQIQQIDGHVLKEHMSPLDREGVCHHLANSGTVTWCDDE, encoded by the coding sequence TTGAGCCACGAACTGAAAGCGCTCGACAAACCCACGAAATGGCCAGGCGCGAACGCACGGCTCTTGGGTCCAAGCCATGGATTGCCTGTCAAGCCGATCGATCGTTTGGCATTGTTCAGCGCGGACGAGTTCGAACGCTTCGTTCTTGAATGGGCAGACGACTATCTCGCCCAAAAACTCCCCGGTGTGACGCAGGTCCAGCAGAGAGGCGGGTCCGGGGACAAAGGGCGCGACATCGTCGTCTGGTTCGGCGCGCCGGGATCGCCAGATCGATACTGGCATCTGTACCAATGCAAGCGGTATAGTACGGCGCTCGGTGAAGCAAAGGCGGTCGCAGAGATCGGCAAGGTTCTCTATTTTGCTTGGCGGGGCGACTTTTCGCTGCCGAAAGAATACTGGTTCGTGACCCGCAAGGGGGTGACGAATGATCTTCAGGATACGGTCGACCACAATAAGCTCGGCGCCTTTCTTATCGACAACTGGGACGAGTATTGCGCAGGAAGCATCATTTCAAAGACGAAGATCCCTCTGGAGGGCGACTTTCTCGAGTTTGTGAAAGCAATCGACTTTTCATTCGTGAGGGTTAAGCAGCCGCTTGAGATCCTCGGGGAACACGCTCAGACTAAGTATCACAGGTTCGTTTTCGGCGCGCCGCTGGTGGATCGCGCAAAGCCCGCAGTGCCCCCTTCGTTAATCGCAGAGAAGGAGCGTGGGTATGTTCGACAGCTTTACGACGTCATTGGGGAACTGACAGGCATGTACGTCCAAACGGAGGCTGACTTCGACGGTCACAGCAAGTCTGCGCTTCTGTTCAAGAGGTCCCGTGCCTCCTTCTACAGCGCCGAAGGACTTAAGGAGCTCTCCCGCGACCAGATGAACGATGAACAGTTCTTCGATGATTTGCTCGAGCGTTTTGAGACAGGCCTCTATTACACATATTCCGGGCCGGCGGCGAATGGTTACGAACGCTTGGCCGCTACGGTCAAGGCTGCGCAAATTCAACAGATCGATGGGCACGTCCTGAAGGAGCACATGTCCCCCCTTGATCGAGAGGGCGTCTGCCACCACCTCGCCAATTCGGGTACCGTCACGTGGTGCGACGATGAGTGA